One segment of Erigeron canadensis isolate Cc75 chromosome 2, C_canadensis_v1, whole genome shotgun sequence DNA contains the following:
- the LOC122589658 gene encoding uncharacterized protein LOC122589658, translating into MEDSIVAGSVSKKRVCEDSDQVQEFEQKRAKIRDLESVFRSEGKIKSNIDSAIDLNAKDDNPSSVEDTSHLKEGTNFVKSRGFPIDLNSEDVSSSMIHDPFLPYKDYDFVKPRDALSECGSTCGVGGEPDSMRRWKEMKQNGFLSSAHGGVPVPQIPKPRGRKKGNEAVIKKKIEIAKKEQVNRFAKVAAPSGLLNELNPGIINHVRNRKQVHSIIENLVRSARKDNKHSGSKQENGKESGQYDDLREHNDMVTSNRELGVKMNYYSSHNKLECGEDILALKLLPSTNTGSGVTSSLSNDESGNLSTVNSLSVKAASVASQWLELLHQDLKGRLAALRHSKKRVQTVIQTELPLLVSQELVSYQENYHSENGHLVKGTVDLHKTRWGSLFDQMENALSEEETKLENSLNQVNEMLIHCEHGLLQFHPENVLQRHTNDYRFLKAESSPYKDLAVPAAAAAIYSTSNFLQSMENLPCF; encoded by the exons ATGGAAGATAGTATTGTGGCTGGATCTGTATCcaag AAAAGGGTGTGTGAAGattctgatcaagttcaagaatttgaacaaaaaagAGCAAAAATTCGAGACCTTGAATCGGTTTTTCGGTCCGAAG GGAAAATAAAGAGTAATATTGACTCTGCAATTGATCTAAATGCTAAAGATGATAATCCATCATCTGTTGAAGATACAAGTCATTTGAAAGAAGGAACCAATTTTGTGAAATCGAGGGGTTTTCCAATTGATTTGAACTCGGAAGATGTTTCGAGTTCTATGATTCATGATCCATTTCTTCCGTATAAAGATTATGATTTTGTGAAACCACGAGATGCTTTATCCGAATGTGGAAGTACTTGTGGTGTAGGTGGAGAGCCAGACTCGATGAGGCGTTGGaaagaaatgaaacaaaatgGGTTTCTATCGTCTGCTCATGGAGGTGTTCCGGTGCCACAGATACCAAAGCCACGTGGGAGAAAGAAAGGGAACGAAGCAGTGATCAAGAAAAAGATAGAGATTGCAAAGAAAGAACAAGTGAATAGATTTGCAAAAGTGGCTGCTCCAAGTGGacttttgaatgaattgaatcCCGGGATTATTAACCATGTAAGAAATCGAAAACAGGTTCACTCGATCATAGAAAATCTTGTGAGATCTGCAAGAAAAGATAATAAACATAGTGGAAGTAAGCAAGAGAATGGGAAAGAGAGTGGTCAATATGATGACCTCCGAGAACATAATGATATGGTAACGAGTAATAGAGAACTAGGTGTTAAAATGAACTATTATTCTTCGCACAATAAGTTAGAATGTGGAGAGGATATACTTGCGTTAAAACTGTTGCCCTCAACAAACACTGGATCAGGAGTTACGAGCTCTTTGTCCAACGACGAGTCAGGAAATCTATCTACTGTCAATTCTCTCTCAGTTAAGG CTGCAAGTGTTGCCTCTCAATGGTTAGAACTTCTTCATCAGGACCTTAAAGGCCGTCTTGCAG CACTAAGGCATAGTAAGAAGAGAGTTCAAACTGTAATTCAAACGGAACTGCCACTCTTGGTATCACAAGAGTTGGTTTCCTACCAAGAAAACTATCATTCTGAAAATGGTCACTTAGTCAAGGGAACTGTTGACTTACATAAAACGAGATGGGGTTCTCTTTTTGATCAGATGGAAAACGCTCTTTCTGAAGAAGAGACTAAGTTG GAGAACTCGTTGAACCAAGTAAATGAAATGCTGATACATTGTGAACATGGTCTTCTCCAATTTCATCCAGAAAATGTCTTGCAAAGGCACACTAATGACTACAG ATTTTTGAAAGCAGAATCAAGCCCATACAAGGATTTAGCCGTACCAGCTGCTGCTGCCGCCATCTACTCGACATCTAACTTTTTGCAGTCAATGGAAAATCTACCATGTTTCTGA
- the LOC122588000 gene encoding probable serine/threonine-protein kinase PBL1, whose translation MAHIKQFQHLKIQLETIKSATNNFSDDNCIGRGGFGKVYKGELDGQKMVAVKRLDRSFGQGKTEFWKEIMMLSLYRHENIVSLIGYSDDCREKILVYEYASMKSLDLYLNNDDLTWVLRLQICIGAARGLEYLHTPVETQLRLLHRDIKSSNILLDGNWNAMISDFGLSKFVPANKQFTYILSNCVGTVGYCDPVYVESGLLTKESDVYSLGVVLFEVLCGRLSMGCNDDKRRPLVGLVRERYEENRLDEIICDNIKKEIHPDSLKVFVQIAYQCLKIKREERPSITEIVAALEKALEYQCSEPPIPPNPPNPPKPLSAGILKVKVLRGKNLKRKGFRDSFNPYVVLKLTESSLPCVKKTTVKHNNVEPEWNEELTLCVENFDVQSLEIWVGNAVSVDRHDILRMALMSLTDLTPETPKARDFYIFNPRYNNRVVGMLKVEAVYVPITNDQISIENGVLHVLQKAPLGTPVGGGLLVVIIHEGRFGRENISVYFLFQGESRKMPVCL comes from the exons ATGGCTCACATAAAACAGTTTCAACACCTTAAAATACAATTAGAAACCATAAAATCAGCAACCAACAACTTTTCTGATGACAATTGCATCGGCAGAGGAGGATTTGGGAAAGTTTATAAAGGAGAACTCGACGGCCAGAAGATGGTTGCCGTGAAGCGTCTGGATCGATCATTTGGTCAAGGAAAAACTGAGTTCTGGAAAGAGATTATGATGCTTTCCTTGTATAGACATGAAAACATTGTGTCTCTTATAGGGTATTCTGACGATTGCCGTGAAAAAATCCTTGTATACGAGTACGCGTCTATGAAAAGTCTTGACTTGTATCTCAACAATGATGATCTAACATGGGTCCTACGCCTTCAAATATGCATTGGGGCTGCTCGTGGACTTGAGTACCTTCATACTCCTGTTGAGACACAACTTAGATTATTGCACCGCGATATTAAAAGTTCAAATATCCTGTTAGATGGAAACTGGAATGCCATGATCTCAGATTTTGGTCTCTCTAAATTTGTCCCTGCAAACAAACAGTTCACGTATATTCTATCCAACTGTGTAGGCACGGTTGGGTATTGTGATCCAGTATATGTAGAATCGGGTTTGTTAACAAAAGAATCGGATGTTTATTCACTCGGTGTCGTGTTGTTTGAGGTTCTATGTGGGAGGTTGTCTATGGGCTGTAACGATGACAAGAGACGGCCTTTAGTGGGATTAGTGAGAGAACGCTACGAAGAAAACAGATTAGATGAAATTATATGTGATAacataaagaaagaaatacatCCTGATTCATTGAAGGTGTTTGTACAAATAGCTTATCagtgtttaaaaattaaacgtGAAGAACGTCCATCAATAACAGAGATCGTAGCAGCACTTGAAAAAGCTCTCGAATATCAA tgCTCAGAACCTCCAATTCCCCCAAATCCCCCGAATCCCCCAAAGCCTCTAAGTGCTGGAATTCTGAAGGTGAAAGTTCTTAGAGGAAAAAACCTGAAAAGAAAGGGTTTTCGTGATTCTTTCAATCCTTACGTTGTACTCAAACTTACCGAAAGTAGTCTTCCATGTGTTAAGAAAACGACTGTGAAACACAACAATGTGGAACCTGAATGGAACGAAGAACTAACTTTATGTGTGGAAAATTTTGATGTTCAGTCTCTAGAAATATGGGTTGGAAACGCAGTATCG GTAGATAGGCATGATATATTGAGGATGGCGTTGATGTCATTGACAGACCTTACTCCTGAAACTCCAAAGGCTCGtgatttttatatctttaatcCGAGATATAATAATCGTGTTGTTGGCATGCTAAAAGTCGAAGCTGTATATGTACCAATCACAAATGACCAAATTTCAATTGAAAATGGGGTCTTGCATGTACTACAAAAGGCTCCTCTAGGGACTCCTGTGGGTGGAGGATTGCTTGTCGTAATAATCCATGAAGGCAGATTTGGACGAGAGAATATTTCAGTCTATTTTCTTTTCCAGGGTGAATCAAGGAAAATGCCGGTTTGTCTTTAG
- the LOC122589324 gene encoding RING-H2 finger protein ATL74-like: MQRMLLDTANLAPLGSTGGASGDGNQQHASYSKEANFDTNMVIILAALLCALVCALGLNSIVRCALRCSQRLNFETGEAAVARLATTGVKKKALRQIPVAVYGDGIEIPASECPICLGEFMDGEKVRILPQCNHGFHVRCIDVWLASHSSCPTCRRSLVEVPVMAAGTSWQDGGDDDGGGNGATGSVVIQVGN; this comes from the coding sequence ATGCAACGGATGCTGCTGGATACAGCCAACCTGGCGCCGCTTGGGTCTACAGGCGGCGCCAGTGGTGATGGCAACCAGCAACATGCGTCTTATAGCAAAGAAGCAAATTTCGATACTAATATGGTGATCATATTGGCTGCTTTACTTTGTGCTTTGGTATGTGCTCTTGGGCTTAATTCGATAGTACGTTGTGCTTTAAGATGTAGCCAAAGGTTGAACTTTGAGACCGGTGAGGCTGCGGTTGCACGATTAGCCACGACAGGGGTTAAGAAGAAGGCGTTAAGGCAGATTCCGGTGGCGGTGTATGGGGACGGAATTGAGATTCCGGCAAGTGAGTGTCCAATATGTCTTGGAGAGTTTATGGATGGTGAGAAAGTTAGGATTTTACCACAATGTAATCATGGGTTTCATGTACGTTGTATTGATGTATGGTTGGCTTCACATTCGTCTTGTCCGACTTGCCGACGGTCCTTGGTGGAGGTGCCGGTAATGGCGGCTGGGACATCTTGGCAAGACGGTGGTGACGATGACGGTGGTGGTAATGGAGCTactggtagtgtagttattcaAGTTGGTAATTAG